The proteins below come from a single Candidatus Chlamydia sanziniae genomic window:
- a CDS encoding amino acid permease has translation MTIRETKTKKPLGTIALAGMVISSMLGGGIFSLPQNMAATAGVGAVFCSWLLTGIGIFFIANTFKILSQVRPDLKAGIYMYSREGFGPYIGFTIGWGYWLCQIFGNVGYAVITMDALNYFFPPYFKGGNTIPAIIGGSLLIWIFNFVVLKGIRQASVINIIGTIGKLVPLLIFIVITAFFFKLTIFKTDIWGTTITNTQLPLGSISSQIKGTMLVTLWAFIGIEGAVVMSGRAKSASAVGRATILGFLGCLTTYILLSILPFGSMFQYQLNTIPNPSTAGVLQSLVGNWGSVLMNVGLLIAVLSSWLSWTIIVAEIPYFAAKNGTFPEIFTMENAAQSPSASLYITSTLMQLVMFLVYFSSNAWNTMLSITGVMILPAYLASTAFLFKFSKSKNYPKKSPVKPFLAMGTGLLGAIYSLWLIYAGGLRYMFMAIILLALGIPFYIDAGKKRKNAKIFFTKKEIIKMSMITILAFIAIFLFSSGKITF, from the coding sequence ATGACGATTAGAGAGACTAAAACCAAAAAGCCTCTTGGCACAATTGCTCTTGCGGGTATGGTAATCAGCTCTATGCTTGGAGGAGGAATTTTCAGCCTCCCCCAGAATATGGCAGCAACCGCAGGAGTAGGAGCTGTCTTTTGTTCCTGGTTACTGACAGGCATCGGGATATTTTTTATTGCCAACACTTTTAAAATTCTTTCTCAAGTACGTCCAGATCTCAAGGCAGGAATCTATATGTATAGCCGAGAAGGTTTCGGTCCTTATATAGGCTTTACAATTGGCTGGGGGTATTGGCTATGTCAAATTTTCGGAAATGTAGGGTATGCGGTAATCACTATGGATGCCCTCAATTATTTCTTTCCCCCTTACTTCAAAGGTGGGAATACAATTCCCGCCATTATTGGAGGTTCTCTCCTCATTTGGATTTTTAACTTTGTTGTTCTCAAAGGCATCCGACAAGCCTCTGTGATTAATATTATTGGCACTATAGGTAAGTTAGTCCCTCTACTCATTTTTATTGTAATTACAGCATTCTTTTTTAAATTAACTATCTTCAAAACAGATATTTGGGGAACAACTATAACAAATACACAACTTCCCTTAGGCTCTATAAGTTCACAAATTAAAGGAACTATGCTCGTTACTCTATGGGCCTTCATTGGTATTGAAGGTGCTGTAGTCATGTCGGGAAGAGCAAAAAGTGCTTCTGCAGTAGGAAGAGCTACAATTTTAGGATTTCTCGGTTGCCTAACTACTTATATACTTTTATCTATACTTCCTTTCGGTTCGATGTTTCAATACCAACTCAACACTATTCCCAATCCTTCCACAGCAGGAGTACTTCAGAGCCTCGTCGGAAATTGGGGCTCCGTTCTTATGAACGTTGGTCTACTGATTGCGGTATTGTCAAGTTGGTTATCCTGGACAATAATTGTTGCAGAAATTCCTTATTTTGCAGCAAAAAATGGTACTTTCCCAGAAATTTTCACTATGGAAAATGCTGCACAATCTCCAAGTGCCTCATTATATATAACCAGTACTCTCATGCAGCTTGTGATGTTCCTTGTCTATTTCTCCTCAAATGCTTGGAATACTATGCTCAGCATCACAGGAGTGATGATCCTCCCTGCCTATCTTGCAAGTACGGCCTTCCTCTTTAAATTTAGCAAAAGTAAAAACTATCCTAAAAAAAGCCCTGTGAAACCTTTTTTAGCAATGGGAACAGGACTCTTGGGTGCTATTTATTCACTATGGCTCATTTACGCTGGAGGCCTACGCTATATGTTCATGGCCATTATTCTTCTTGCTTTAGGGATTCCCTTCTATATAGACGCGGGAAAAAAAAGGAAAAATGCTAAAATTTTCTTTACAAAAAAAGAAATCATCAAAATGTCAATGATTACCATTCTTGCTTTCATAGCTATTTTCCTTTTTTCTTCAGGAAAAATCACGTTTTAA
- a CDS encoding pyruvoyl-dependent arginine decarboxylase → MAYGTRYPTLAFYTGGTGESNDGMPPQPFETFCYDSALLQAKIENFNIVPYTSVLPKELFGNIVPIDTCVKSFKHGAVLETIIAGRGATTMEGTHAIATGIGICWGKNKSGELIGGWAAEYVEFFPTWINDEIAETHAKMWLKKSLQHELDLRSVAKHSEFQFFHNYINIQQKFGFCLTALGFLNFENADPATVS, encoded by the coding sequence ATGGCTTATGGAACTCGTTATCCTACGTTAGCATTCTATACTGGAGGTACTGGAGAATCTAATGATGGTATGCCACCACAACCTTTTGAAACTTTTTGCTACGATTCTGCGCTCCTTCAAGCAAAGATCGAAAATTTTAATATTGTTCCTTACACTTCGGTATTACCTAAAGAACTGTTTGGGAACATTGTCCCTATAGATACTTGCGTTAAATCCTTCAAACATGGTGCTGTCCTCGAAACCATTATAGCAGGTCGTGGAGCAACAACTATGGAAGGTACGCATGCTATAGCTACAGGAATCGGTATCTGTTGGGGAAAAAATAAAAGCGGTGAACTTATCGGCGGATGGGCAGCAGAATATGTAGAATTCTTTCCCACATGGATCAACGATGAAATCGCAGAAACTCATGCGAAGATGTGGCTGAAAAAATCACTTCAGCACGAGTTAGATTTGCGTTCTGTAGCAAAACATAGTGAATTCCAATTTTTTCATAACTACATCAATATCCAGCAAAAATTCGGGTTTTGTTTAACAGCACTAGGATTTCTAAATTTTGAAAATGCTGACCCAGCAACAGTGAGTTAA
- a CDS encoding carbohydrate porin: MIFLRSLTFTILCTSSTFTLFCYGVAPQHPEYHHHRYADRLKKKHPKPLPQSPQPSEDILKTHSHSLLSPINKFFTVRPWDNGLSFSKLTKAAEEATNTKISLDATILPQWSYPVTIPRTATEEMPSWQFYFSPNVSWQLYNSLTAGTGSIDFTYTIVRYWKNTGINAGKASGIASGINDYTSREDNINQLTFSQTFPRGLWTLVLGQYSLYAIDGTLYDNDQQSGFISYALSQNASATYSLGSVGTYMQCTPHPQINIQLGFQDAFNINGVNFAIYNLTRNKYNFYGYVSWAPQSKCGNGQYSALIYSTRRVPQQESQTTGWSLNAGQYLGEKLYIFGRWNGATGKAMPVNRSFVGGLVLANPFNRNSQDLFGLGGAINKVNPKAISTKEKTRRYETVIETFATLGFGPHISLTPDMQIYIHPALCKEKRTARVYGIRTNLSL, encoded by the coding sequence GTGATATTCCTTCGTTCTCTTACATTTACCATTCTCTGTACTTCCAGCACATTTACCCTGTTCTGTTACGGAGTGGCTCCTCAACATCCAGAATACCATCACCACCGTTATGCGGATAGACTCAAAAAAAAACATCCTAAACCTCTACCACAGTCTCCTCAACCTTCTGAAGACATCCTCAAGACACATTCCCATTCTTTGCTTTCACCTATCAATAAGTTCTTTACTGTACGCCCTTGGGATAACGGCTTATCTTTCTCCAAGCTAACTAAAGCCGCAGAAGAAGCCACGAATACAAAGATTTCCTTGGATGCCACTATTCTTCCCCAATGGTCCTATCCTGTGACTATTCCAAGAACAGCAACAGAAGAAATGCCTTCATGGCAATTTTACTTTAGTCCTAACGTCTCTTGGCAACTGTATAATTCTCTAACAGCAGGGACTGGCAGCATAGACTTCACTTACACTATTGTGCGCTACTGGAAAAATACGGGTATAAATGCTGGCAAAGCCTCGGGAATTGCCAGTGGTATCAACGACTATACATCACGAGAAGATAACATAAACCAACTTACTTTCTCTCAAACCTTTCCTAGAGGCCTTTGGACTCTTGTGCTAGGGCAGTACAGTCTTTATGCCATCGATGGTACCTTATACGACAACGATCAACAATCAGGGTTTATTAGCTATGCCCTCTCACAAAATGCTAGTGCCACCTACTCTCTAGGAAGTGTTGGTACTTACATGCAATGCACTCCACATCCCCAAATCAATATTCAATTAGGGTTCCAAGATGCCTTCAACATCAATGGTGTAAACTTTGCGATCTATAATCTAACAAGAAACAAATACAACTTTTACGGCTATGTTTCTTGGGCTCCCCAATCTAAATGTGGAAATGGCCAATATTCTGCGTTGATCTACAGTACACGTCGCGTTCCTCAACAAGAATCGCAAACTACTGGATGGTCGCTAAATGCAGGACAATACTTAGGGGAAAAACTCTATATCTTCGGAAGATGGAACGGAGCCACAGGAAAAGCAATGCCTGTAAACCGTTCTTTTGTCGGAGGATTGGTGTTAGCAAACCCTTTCAATCGTAATTCTCAGGATCTTTTCGGTCTTGGCGGTGCGATTAATAAGGTAAATCCAAAAGCCATTTCTACCAAAGAAAAAACACGCCGTTATGAAACTGTAATAGAAACTTTTGCAACTCTAGGCTTTGGTCCTCATATCTCACTCACACCAGACATGCAAATTTATATTCACCCTGCCTTATGTAAAGAGAAAAGAACTGCTCGAGTTTACGGTATACGAACAAATTTATCTTTATAA
- a CDS encoding DUF2608 domain-containing protein translates to MKFCIFFVLGCPSFLFGIDVHYIEVKSIHQVAGDILHDKADFCLILDLDDTLLQGGEALSHSLWQQKTIEQFQKLGLTEREAWETVTPYWIEIQHMGSVKPIEPTMSLLISKLQDQGKAIFAYTERPKTTKDLTLKQLQAVSVSLEATAPQLKLSLPDQLLYHSGVLFSEELHKGPGLQCFLEGLILLPKKIIYIDNNKENVMRIGELCRNYGIVYFGIIYKAQQFSSPIYLPEIAKIQYTYSKKLLSNDAAALLLRHQMEE, encoded by the coding sequence ATGAAATTTTGTATTTTTTTTGTGTTGGGATGTCCCTCTTTTCTATTCGGAATAGACGTCCACTACATTGAGGTAAAATCGATTCATCAAGTTGCCGGAGACATCCTCCACGACAAAGCAGATTTCTGCCTTATCTTAGATCTTGACGATACACTATTGCAAGGAGGAGAAGCTTTATCTCATTCTTTATGGCAACAAAAAACCATAGAGCAGTTTCAAAAACTTGGCCTCACGGAACGAGAGGCATGGGAAACTGTTACCCCTTATTGGATCGAGATCCAACACATGGGATCTGTAAAACCTATAGAGCCTACAATGTCCCTGCTTATCAGTAAATTACAAGATCAGGGGAAGGCAATCTTCGCCTATACAGAACGTCCTAAAACAACCAAAGATCTTACCCTAAAACAATTGCAAGCTGTGAGTGTCTCATTAGAAGCAACTGCTCCCCAACTAAAACTTAGCCTCCCTGACCAACTCCTTTATCATAGTGGCGTTTTATTCTCGGAAGAACTCCATAAAGGCCCAGGATTACAATGCTTTTTAGAAGGCTTAATCCTCCTGCCGAAGAAAATCATCTATATCGACAACAACAAAGAAAACGTCATGCGTATTGGTGAGCTCTGCCGAAATTATGGCATTGTCTATTTCGGTATTATCTATAAAGCACAGCAGTTTTCCTCCCCAATTTATCTACCAGAAATTGCAAAAATCCAATACACATATTCCAAGAAACTGCTTAGTAATGATGCCGCTGCTCTTCTCCTTCGCCACCAGATGGAAGAATAA